One Alicyclobacillus vulcanalis genomic region harbors:
- a CDS encoding DUF1572 family protein, translating into MELGRVYLNCALENFRIMKRTSERAMEQLNLEELHWTPTDESNSVARIVKHMAGNMMSRWTDFLTTDGEKPTRNRDEEFEGGYASREEMMAAWEAGWEKLFQAVGSLEPADLLKTVTIRAEPHSVIQAIERQVYHLSYHTGQIVYLAKQIRSSDWETLTIPRGKSKEYLEGMLNRFGKKSE; encoded by the coding sequence GTGGAACTAGGACGTGTGTATCTGAACTGTGCGCTGGAGAATTTCCGGATTATGAAGAGAACTTCTGAGCGGGCGATGGAGCAACTTAACTTGGAGGAATTGCATTGGACTCCCACTGATGAGTCGAACAGCGTGGCACGCATCGTGAAACACATGGCCGGCAACATGATGTCGAGATGGACGGACTTTCTCACGACAGACGGCGAGAAGCCAACCCGCAATCGGGATGAAGAGTTTGAAGGCGGGTATGCATCCCGTGAAGAGATGATGGCAGCTTGGGAAGCGGGATGGGAGAAACTATTTCAGGCGGTTGGCTCTCTCGAACCGGCGGACCTGCTGAAGACTGTGACCATCCGTGCGGAACCGCACTCTGTTATCCAAGCAATTGAGCGGCAGGTGTATCACCTCTCGTACCATACGGGTCAGATTGTCTACCTAGCCAAGCAAATCAGGTCATCGGATTGGGAGACGCTGACCATTCCACGGGGCAAGTCCAAGGAATATCTTGAGGGCATGCTGAATCGATTTGGAAAGAAATCCGAGTGA
- a CDS encoding chorismate mutase has protein sequence MGRLVDEELRDLRNTIDHIDEHVLRLLARRLALAEEIAKRKAVHGEPVVQPDRAQQVRTRYLQLGVQWGLRPSFLEALWELLHSESCHRQSDVLRRLQRHVPG, from the coding sequence ATGGGACGCCTCGTCGACGAGGAACTTCGCGACCTGCGCAACACCATCGATCACATCGACGAACACGTACTGCGGCTTCTCGCTCGCAGGTTGGCATTGGCGGAGGAGATCGCCAAGCGCAAGGCGGTTCACGGTGAGCCGGTGGTTCAGCCGGATCGCGCTCAACAGGTGCGAACGCGTTATCTCCAGCTGGGCGTCCAATGGGGCCTTCGCCCGTCGTTCCTGGAAGCGTTGTGGGAACTTCTGCACAGCGAATCGTGCCATCGCCAGTCAGACGTCCTCCGCCGCCTCCAACGCCACGTGCCCGGCTGA
- the tnpA gene encoding IS66 family insertion sequence element accessory protein TnpA, with amino-acid sequence MSHPEHRELWRERIAAFYDSGLSASQFCAEHGLKPHQLRYWLRRLRNETLHDSHLTSTVGHSTYSRGCRILLRRGLSNYRQACSVACAASRRYIESGGLRQS; translated from the coding sequence ATGTCTCACCCGGAGCACCGTGAACTTTGGCGCGAACGTATCGCCGCCTTCTACGACAGCGGCCTATCCGCCAGCCAGTTCTGCGCTGAGCACGGTCTGAAACCCCATCAGCTCCGGTACTGGCTTCGCCGACTTCGAAACGAAACCCTGCATGACTCTCACCTGACTTCGACAGTTGGACATAGCACGTATAGTCGTGGGTGTAGGATCCTATTGCGGCGTGGCTTGTCGAACTATCGACAGGCCTGTTCGGTCGCATGTGCGGCATCGCGGCGGTATATCGAGTCCGGAGGCCTACGACAATCCTAA
- the coaE gene encoding dephospho-CoA kinase produces MKGKIIGLTGGIGTGKSTVSQMLRDLGAFVVDADVWARRVVEPGSEGLREIVAAFGEGVLQPDGSLDRKKLGAVVFQDEEKRLTLNRIVHPRVQQGMWQETMDYWREHPGEPVVWDVPLLLEGTAKRFVDEIVVVYASPATQLRRVMERDGLTEEEAMRRIRAQMPIDEKRAVATYVIENDGSLESTREQVQALWQKLRAASRSGRFSSP; encoded by the coding sequence GTGAAAGGGAAAATCATCGGTTTGACGGGCGGTATCGGCACGGGGAAGAGCACAGTTTCGCAGATGTTGCGCGATCTCGGCGCCTTTGTCGTGGACGCCGACGTGTGGGCGCGGCGTGTGGTGGAGCCCGGAAGCGAAGGGCTGCGCGAAATCGTCGCCGCGTTCGGGGAAGGTGTGTTGCAGCCGGACGGATCGCTCGATCGAAAAAAGCTCGGCGCCGTGGTGTTTCAGGACGAGGAGAAGCGGCTGACCTTGAACCGCATCGTGCACCCGCGCGTGCAGCAGGGCATGTGGCAAGAGACCATGGATTACTGGCGCGAGCATCCGGGCGAGCCGGTCGTGTGGGACGTGCCGTTGCTCCTTGAGGGCACGGCGAAGCGATTTGTGGACGAGATCGTCGTCGTCTACGCGAGCCCGGCAACCCAACTGCGGCGGGTGATGGAGCGCGACGGCCTGACCGAAGAGGAAGCGATGCGGCGCATACGGGCGCAGATGCCCATCGACGAAAAGCGGGCTGTGGCGACGTACGTGATTGAAAACGACGGATCGCTCGAATCCACGCGAGAGCAGGTGCAGGCGCTATGGCAAAAACTTCGGGCAGCAAGCCGAAGCGGCCGTTTTTCTTCTCCCTGA
- a CDS encoding transcription repressor NadR, with protein MPTERQQRLLHMLQQAETPIPGQALAEALGVTRQVIVHEIALLRAAGEPIYATPKGYWLNRASSGRETVLAVSHTPEQTKDELYALVDHGVRVLDVRVEHALYGEIVGQLLITSRRDVDVFLEKVESERATLLSSLTGGFHYHRVQYDREDQLAEACEALRKAGIQVITDEPSNQGPV; from the coding sequence ATGCCGACCGAGCGGCAACAGCGACTTCTGCACATGCTTCAGCAGGCTGAGACCCCCATCCCTGGGCAAGCCCTCGCCGAGGCGCTCGGCGTGACGCGCCAGGTCATTGTGCACGAAATTGCCCTGCTACGGGCGGCCGGGGAGCCCATCTATGCCACGCCCAAGGGCTACTGGCTGAACCGCGCCTCGTCTGGGCGAGAAACCGTGCTCGCCGTCTCCCACACGCCAGAGCAGACCAAGGACGAGCTCTACGCCCTGGTCGATCACGGCGTTCGCGTGCTCGACGTGCGCGTCGAACACGCGCTTTACGGCGAGATCGTCGGTCAGCTGCTCATCACGTCGAGGCGCGACGTCGACGTCTTCCTCGAAAAGGTGGAGAGCGAGCGAGCGACACTCCTCTCCAGCTTGACGGGCGGCTTCCATTACCATCGGGTACAGTACGACCGGGAGGACCAGCTGGCGGAGGCGTGCGAGGCCTTGCGCAAGGCGGGGATCCAAGTGATCACCGACGAACCCTCGAACCAAGGCCCCGTTTGA
- the mdh gene encoding malate dehydrogenase, whose translation MLERKKISVIGAGFTGATTAFLLAAKELGDVVLLDIPSLENPTKGKALDMLEAMPVIGSDAHVVGTSNYEDTAGSDLVIITAGLPRKPGMSRDDLVNTNANIVKSVTEQVVRYSPDACLIILSNPVDAMTYVAFKTSGLPKERVIGQAGVLDTARFNTFVAMELGVSVEDVHGFVLGVHGDDMVPLVRYANVGGVPLEKLLPKERIDAIVERTRNGGGEIVSLMGNASAYYAPAASLLQMAESILKDKRRVLPAIAYLEGEYGYQDLTLGVPTVLGKGGIERVLELDLLPEEKAALDKSAASVRRLISVLA comes from the coding sequence ATGTTGGAGAGGAAGAAGATTTCGGTGATTGGCGCGGGATTCACGGGCGCCACCACGGCCTTTCTGTTGGCGGCCAAGGAGCTGGGCGACGTCGTTCTGCTGGACATCCCGTCGCTCGAGAATCCCACCAAGGGCAAGGCGCTCGACATGCTCGAGGCCATGCCTGTCATCGGAAGCGATGCGCACGTCGTCGGGACCTCCAACTACGAGGACACGGCCGGATCGGACTTGGTCATCATCACCGCCGGGCTTCCGCGCAAGCCGGGGATGAGCCGGGACGATCTCGTCAATACCAACGCGAACATCGTGAAGTCGGTCACCGAACAGGTCGTCAGGTATTCGCCAGACGCCTGCCTCATCATCCTCTCCAACCCAGTAGATGCCATGACGTACGTGGCGTTCAAGACGAGCGGTTTGCCGAAAGAGCGCGTCATTGGCCAGGCAGGCGTGCTGGACACGGCTCGCTTCAACACCTTTGTCGCGATGGAGCTCGGCGTGTCCGTGGAGGACGTGCACGGCTTTGTGCTCGGTGTCCACGGAGACGACATGGTGCCGCTCGTCCGCTACGCGAACGTCGGTGGCGTCCCGCTCGAAAAGCTGTTGCCGAAGGAGCGCATCGATGCCATTGTCGAGCGCACCCGAAACGGCGGCGGCGAGATCGTCAGCCTGATGGGCAACGCGAGCGCGTATTACGCGCCGGCGGCCTCGCTCCTGCAGATGGCGGAGTCGATTCTCAAGGACAAGCGGCGCGTGTTGCCTGCCATCGCATACCTCGAGGGTGAGTACGGCTATCAGGACCTCACGCTCGGGGTGCCGACGGTGCTCGGCAAGGGCGGGATCGAGCGCGTGTTGGAGCTCGACCTCCTGCCGGAGGAGAAGGCCGCACTCGACAAGTCGGCGGCGTCGGTCAGGCGGCTCATCTCCGTCTTGGCGTGA
- the icd gene encoding NADP-dependent isocitrate dehydrogenase, translating to MPTFQRYALPTEGEPITLAHGKLNVPDHPIIPFIEGDGTGPDIWRASQRVFDAAVEKAYGGKRKIAWYEVYAGEKAYNMFGEWLPQDTLTALSEYIVSIKGPLTTPVGGGIRSLNVAVRQELDLYVCQRPVRYFQGVPSPVKHPELVDMVIFRENSEDIYAGIEWQEGTPEVKKVIEFLQKEMGVKKIRFPETSGIGVKPVSREGTERLVRAAIEYALRHRRKSVTLVHKGNIMKFTEGAFKNWGYELAEREFSDKVFTWAQYDRIKAEKGQEAADAAQKEAVAAGKIIVKDVIADAFLQQILTRPAEYDVIATLNLNGDYISDALAAQVGGIGIAPGANINYETGHAVFEATHGTAPKYAGLDKVNPGSVILSGVMMFEYMGWQEAADLITRAMEKTIAQKIVTYDFARLMEGATEVKCSEFGDHIIKNMG from the coding sequence ATGCCGACGTTCCAGAGATACGCACTGCCGACGGAGGGCGAACCCATCACGTTGGCGCACGGGAAATTGAACGTCCCAGATCACCCGATTATTCCGTTTATCGAAGGAGACGGCACAGGGCCGGACATCTGGCGCGCGTCGCAGCGCGTGTTCGACGCCGCTGTGGAGAAGGCGTACGGCGGTAAACGCAAGATCGCGTGGTACGAAGTGTACGCGGGCGAGAAGGCCTACAACATGTTCGGTGAGTGGCTGCCGCAGGACACGCTGACCGCGTTGTCGGAATATATTGTAAGCATCAAAGGTCCCCTGACCACACCCGTGGGAGGCGGCATCCGCTCCCTGAACGTGGCGGTTCGACAAGAGCTGGATCTGTACGTGTGCCAGCGCCCTGTCCGCTACTTCCAAGGCGTTCCTTCTCCGGTCAAACATCCTGAACTCGTGGACATGGTCATCTTCCGCGAAAACTCGGAGGACATTTACGCCGGGATCGAATGGCAGGAGGGCACGCCGGAGGTCAAAAAGGTCATCGAGTTCCTGCAGAAGGAAATGGGCGTGAAGAAAATTCGGTTCCCGGAGACGTCGGGCATCGGCGTCAAGCCCGTATCTCGGGAGGGGACCGAGCGCTTGGTCCGAGCCGCCATCGAGTACGCGCTGCGTCACCGCCGCAAGAGCGTCACGCTCGTGCACAAGGGCAATATCATGAAGTTCACGGAGGGCGCGTTCAAGAACTGGGGCTACGAGCTTGCGGAGCGCGAGTTCTCCGACAAGGTGTTCACCTGGGCGCAGTATGACCGGATCAAGGCGGAGAAGGGTCAGGAGGCTGCTGACGCCGCTCAGAAGGAGGCCGTTGCGGCGGGCAAGATCATCGTCAAGGACGTGATCGCCGACGCCTTCCTGCAGCAGATTCTCACGCGTCCGGCCGAGTACGACGTGATCGCCACGCTCAACCTGAACGGCGACTACATCTCCGATGCGCTCGCCGCGCAGGTCGGCGGCATTGGCATTGCGCCAGGCGCCAACATTAACTATGAAACGGGGCACGCGGTCTTCGAGGCGACGCACGGCACGGCGCCCAAGTACGCGGGGCTCGACAAGGTGAACCCGGGTTCGGTGATTCTGTCGGGCGTCATGATGTTCGAGTACATGGGATGGCAAGAGGCGGCCGATCTCATCACGCGCGCGATGGAGAAGACCATTGCGCAAAAGATTGTGACGTACGACTTCGCTCGCCTCATGGAGGGCGCAACTGAGGTGAAGTGCTCCGAGTTCGGCGATCACATCATCAAAAATATGGGCTGA
- a CDS encoding universal stress protein yields MSFGKRCWHVFSPVRCVVFREEYRGPADVSVEVANAVDADFLVLGIHGRTGLDRVLMGSVSTAVVHRARQVGWW; encoded by the coding sequence ATGAGCTTCGGGAAGAGGTGCTGGCACGTTTTCAGCCCTGTGCGGTGCGTGGTGTTTCGCGAGGAGTACCGCGGGCCTGCAGATGTGAGCGTGGAAGTGGCGAACGCGGTGGATGCGGATTTCCTTGTCCTTGGCATTCATGGACGAACGGGGCTCGATCGCGTCCTTATGGGCAGCGTCAGCACCGCAGTGGTGCATCGTGCGAGGCAAGTGGGGTGGTGGTGA
- a CDS encoding slipin family protein, protein MRRVAGVQRLIFVVFLLGAFGVGVGVGRADLVLGIALGIVVLLVGWALSASIHVANQWEKAVVLRLGRFRQLAGPGTFFLLPIVDTVAVWIDLRVRSTTFTAEQTLTKDTVPVNIDAVLFWVVVDAEKAALQVADYEYSLAWAAQTALRDLIGRMMLEDMLSSREAMDAELKRLLDERTGPWGISIQSVQIRDIKIPGNLQDAMSRAAQAERERNARVILGQAEVQVAESFLEAARLYHSDPIALQLRAMNILYEGLKEKASMIVVPSALSDAMNLGTWLGVGNLERMEELRRGGDRA, encoded by the coding sequence ATGCGGCGCGTGGCCGGTGTGCAGCGGTTGATTTTCGTGGTGTTTCTGCTGGGCGCCTTCGGCGTGGGGGTTGGCGTGGGGCGGGCTGATCTCGTGCTCGGGATCGCGCTTGGTATCGTCGTCCTGCTGGTGGGTTGGGCCCTGTCTGCATCCATCCACGTCGCGAATCAGTGGGAGAAGGCGGTCGTTCTGCGCTTGGGCCGATTCAGGCAACTTGCCGGGCCAGGGACGTTCTTTCTGCTTCCCATCGTGGATACCGTCGCCGTCTGGATTGACCTCCGCGTGCGTTCGACGACGTTCACGGCTGAGCAGACCCTGACCAAGGACACGGTGCCGGTCAACATCGACGCGGTGCTGTTTTGGGTCGTGGTGGACGCGGAGAAGGCGGCGCTTCAGGTTGCGGACTATGAATATTCGCTGGCCTGGGCCGCGCAGACAGCCCTGCGCGATCTCATCGGCCGAATGATGCTCGAAGACATGCTGTCGAGCCGCGAAGCCATGGATGCGGAGCTGAAGCGGCTGTTGGACGAGCGCACGGGGCCGTGGGGGATTTCGATTCAGAGCGTGCAAATCCGCGATATTAAAATTCCTGGCAACCTGCAGGACGCCATGTCGCGCGCGGCACAGGCGGAGCGGGAGCGCAACGCGCGGGTCATCCTCGGTCAGGCGGAGGTCCAGGTCGCCGAATCGTTTCTCGAGGCCGCCAGGCTGTATCACAGCGACCCCATTGCTCTGCAACTTCGCGCGATGAACATTCTCTACGAAGGGCTGAAGGAGAAGGCCTCGATGATCGTCGTGCCGAGCGCGCTGTCCGACGCCATGAACCTCGGCACGTGGCTTGGGGTGGGAAACCTCGAGCGGATGGAAGAACTGCGGCGCGGGGGAGATCGCGCCTAG
- a CDS encoding lytic transglycosylase domain-containing protein, whose protein sequence is MAKTSGSKPKRPFFFSLSLRQLVAGILLIAVLVTISTNGFWRLMYPIEYQAQIQQSARFADVDPLLIASIIRVESKFRTQDVSHAGAVGLMQLMPQTAEWIAEMLRNQTSGSGGALRKLPKDAKKLASPEYNILIGSWYVKSLIDDFHGNVVAAVAAYNAGPRRVSQWLKDGVWNGELRDIDEIPVGETRHFVDRVFYNYDLYKKIYGGDPAWRLPTNS, encoded by the coding sequence ATGGCAAAAACTTCGGGCAGCAAGCCGAAGCGGCCGTTTTTCTTCTCCCTGAGTCTCCGTCAGTTGGTGGCCGGCATCTTGCTTATCGCCGTGCTGGTGACCATTTCGACCAACGGCTTCTGGCGCCTCATGTATCCGATCGAGTATCAGGCGCAGATTCAGCAGTCGGCGCGGTTCGCGGACGTGGATCCGCTGCTCATTGCAAGCATCATTCGGGTGGAGAGTAAGTTTCGCACGCAGGACGTGTCTCATGCGGGCGCCGTCGGGCTGATGCAGCTCATGCCCCAGACCGCCGAGTGGATCGCCGAGATGCTTCGCAACCAGACGTCGGGATCGGGCGGCGCGCTTCGCAAGCTCCCGAAGGACGCGAAGAAGCTGGCGAGCCCAGAGTACAACATCCTGATTGGGAGTTGGTACGTGAAGAGCTTGATCGATGACTTCCACGGGAATGTCGTGGCGGCTGTGGCGGCGTACAACGCGGGCCCGAGGCGCGTGTCGCAGTGGCTGAAAGACGGGGTATGGAACGGCGAGCTGCGAGACATCGACGAAATCCCCGTGGGCGAGACGCGCCACTTCGTCGATCGCGTCTTCTACAACTACGATCTGTACAAAAAAATCTACGGCGGCGACCCCGCTTGGCGCTTGCCGACGAACTCGTAG
- the mutM gene encoding bifunctional DNA-formamidopyrimidine glycosylase/DNA-(apurinic or apyrimidinic site) lyase, with protein MPELPEVETVRRHLAERLEGDEICDVEVRLPRIVRYPGVQAFAERVRRQTIQRVGRRGKYLLFQLETVLLVSHLRMEGRYMVADPDEPELPHTHVVFRLGSGRELRYADVRQFGTMDAIAAGEPLPRGLAELGPEPFDPSLDGSTLYERWHHRGVPVKSLLLDQRYLAGLGNIYVDEALFAAGIHPMTPAGALSPDQYDRLLREIRDVLDRAIREGGSSVRSFRDGYGRHGGFQIRLAVYGRAGQPCVRCGRAIEKLRVAGRGTHVCPACQPFTACGRVTTGVEA; from the coding sequence GTGCCGGAGCTACCCGAGGTGGAGACGGTTCGCCGTCACCTTGCGGAACGCCTGGAGGGCGATGAGATCTGCGACGTGGAGGTCCGCCTCCCGCGCATTGTGCGTTACCCCGGCGTCCAGGCCTTTGCTGAACGCGTGCGGCGGCAAACCATTCAGCGCGTGGGACGGCGGGGCAAGTACCTGCTCTTTCAACTGGAGACGGTCTTGCTCGTCTCGCACCTCCGCATGGAGGGCCGCTACATGGTGGCCGATCCCGACGAGCCCGAGCTGCCCCACACGCACGTCGTATTTCGGCTCGGGTCCGGTCGAGAGCTCCGTTACGCGGATGTGCGCCAATTCGGGACGATGGACGCTATCGCCGCCGGTGAGCCGCTGCCGCGCGGGCTTGCTGAACTCGGCCCTGAGCCGTTCGACCCATCGCTCGACGGATCGACCCTGTATGAGCGGTGGCACCATCGCGGGGTACCTGTGAAAAGCCTGCTGCTGGATCAGCGGTACCTGGCGGGGCTTGGAAATATCTACGTGGACGAAGCGCTGTTTGCCGCGGGAATTCACCCCATGACGCCCGCCGGCGCGCTGAGCCCCGACCAGTACGACCGCCTCCTTCGTGAGATTCGCGATGTGCTCGATCGCGCCATTCGCGAGGGCGGATCGTCCGTGAGGTCGTTTCGGGACGGATACGGCCGGCATGGAGGTTTCCAAATTCGCCTGGCCGTCTATGGCCGCGCAGGACAGCCGTGTGTGCGGTGCGGACGAGCGATTGAAAAGCTCCGCGTGGCGGGGCGCGGCACGCACGTGTGCCCTGCGTGTCAGCCATTCACGGCCTGTGGTCGCGTGACAACGGGGGTGGAGGCGTGA
- the polA gene encoding DNA polymerase I translates to MPASKLVLIDGNSILYRAFFALPPLSAQDGTPTNAVYGFTTMILRLLSDEKPTHLAVAFDKSKTTFRHADYAAYKGTRQETPDELVQQFPLARRTLEALAIPMIEVDQYEADDVIGTLARRAAEAGFDVRVVSGDKDLLQLVDDRIHVLLTRKGITEMEHFDVQAVARRYPGLKPLQVIDLKGLMGDPSDNIPGVPGVGEKTALKLLSSFETVEGVYEHLDEVAGQKLREKLELHREDAFLSKRLATIACDVPIDVDLDALRYEGPDPARAIAWFRELDFRSLVDKISEEMSHDSTAVAGKNDAVPSAGDWADFQYDVIEDASTWQRTVSSLAEPVGVMLDLADPDYHRAEIRGMAVATPKQAFYVRFGERLELSDVRPWLVSDRTKVVFDLKSMAFALDAHGIGLTPECAWHDVKLAAYLLHPQDGDVELADVFARERGQELPRFAEDEREKWLAYTASQLPPLFEALAYTIRMQDMERLYQEVELPLAFVLAKMEITGFYVNREKLVAFGKELGERLDRITQEIYSLAGTSFNLNSPKQLGEILFDKLGLPAMKKTKTGYSTSADVLEKLAPMHEIVQKILDYRLLAKLQSTYVEGLLKVIRKETGRVHTRFHQTLTATGRLSSSEPNLQNIPIRLEEGRRLRQVFEPTYKDWVIFAADYSQIELRILAHLSGDEALIDAFRRDMDIHTRTAADVFEVSPEEVTSLMRRQAKAVNFGIVYGISDFGLAQNLNIPQKDAKRFIEGYFEKFPGVKRYMDEIVKQARERGFVTTLMNRRRYLPDIHSRNYQLRSFGERTAMNTPIQGSAADLIKLAMVRIDRAMREAQMDARMLLQVHDELIFECPKDELAALEVLVRDNMENAMTLSVPLKVDTAYGPTWYDAK, encoded by the coding sequence ATGCCAGCATCAAAGCTCGTGTTGATCGACGGAAACAGCATCTTGTATCGCGCTTTCTTCGCGCTTCCACCGCTGTCTGCGCAAGACGGCACGCCGACAAACGCAGTGTATGGATTTACGACCATGATTTTGCGGCTCCTGTCGGACGAGAAGCCGACGCACCTGGCGGTCGCATTCGATAAATCGAAAACCACGTTTCGCCATGCAGACTACGCGGCCTACAAGGGCACGCGCCAAGAGACGCCGGATGAACTCGTCCAGCAGTTTCCCTTGGCCCGCCGCACGCTGGAGGCCCTCGCCATCCCCATGATCGAAGTGGACCAATACGAGGCGGACGATGTCATCGGTACCCTCGCGAGGCGTGCCGCGGAGGCGGGCTTCGACGTTCGCGTCGTCTCGGGCGACAAGGATCTGCTACAGCTCGTCGACGATCGCATTCATGTGCTGCTGACGCGCAAGGGTATCACCGAGATGGAGCATTTTGACGTGCAGGCCGTCGCGCGGCGATACCCCGGTCTCAAGCCCCTTCAGGTCATCGATCTCAAGGGCCTCATGGGCGATCCGTCCGATAACATTCCCGGCGTTCCCGGCGTCGGCGAAAAGACCGCCCTGAAGCTGCTCTCGTCCTTTGAGACCGTGGAAGGCGTCTACGAGCACTTGGACGAGGTCGCGGGCCAAAAGCTGAGGGAGAAGCTCGAGCTGCATCGCGAGGATGCGTTCCTCTCGAAACGGCTCGCCACCATCGCGTGCGATGTGCCCATCGACGTCGATCTCGACGCGCTGCGCTACGAGGGGCCCGATCCTGCGCGAGCTATCGCCTGGTTCCGGGAACTCGACTTCCGTTCGCTGGTCGACAAAATTTCCGAGGAAATGAGCCACGATTCGACGGCAGTCGCCGGCAAGAACGATGCGGTGCCATCAGCCGGGGACTGGGCGGACTTTCAATACGATGTGATTGAGGACGCGAGTACCTGGCAACGTACCGTGTCGTCGCTCGCGGAGCCGGTCGGCGTGATGTTGGATCTGGCCGACCCGGACTATCACCGAGCCGAGATCCGCGGCATGGCGGTCGCCACACCGAAGCAGGCGTTCTACGTCCGCTTTGGTGAGCGGCTCGAGCTGAGCGACGTGCGGCCGTGGCTCGTGTCGGATCGGACCAAGGTCGTCTTTGACCTGAAATCCATGGCGTTTGCCCTGGATGCGCACGGCATTGGGCTCACGCCCGAATGTGCGTGGCACGATGTGAAGCTCGCTGCGTATTTGCTCCATCCTCAAGACGGCGATGTCGAGCTCGCCGACGTGTTCGCACGGGAGCGCGGACAGGAGCTCCCTCGCTTCGCGGAAGATGAGCGCGAGAAGTGGCTCGCGTACACGGCGTCGCAGCTCCCGCCGCTCTTCGAGGCGCTCGCGTACACCATCCGCATGCAGGACATGGAGCGCCTGTACCAGGAGGTCGAACTCCCGCTCGCCTTCGTCTTGGCGAAGATGGAGATCACCGGTTTTTACGTGAACCGGGAAAAGCTCGTGGCCTTCGGCAAGGAGCTGGGGGAACGCCTTGACCGCATTACTCAAGAGATTTACAGCCTCGCGGGCACGTCGTTTAATCTGAACTCGCCGAAACAGCTGGGCGAAATCCTGTTTGATAAGCTTGGGCTGCCCGCAATGAAGAAGACGAAGACGGGTTATTCCACGAGCGCCGATGTGCTTGAAAAGCTGGCGCCCATGCACGAGATCGTACAAAAGATTTTGGACTACCGGCTCTTGGCGAAGCTGCAGTCTACTTACGTCGAGGGGCTGCTCAAAGTCATTCGAAAAGAAACGGGGCGCGTGCACACGCGGTTCCACCAGACGCTCACGGCGACGGGGCGGCTGTCGAGCAGTGAGCCCAATCTCCAAAACATCCCGATTCGGCTGGAGGAGGGCCGCAGGCTGCGCCAGGTGTTTGAACCCACCTACAAGGACTGGGTGATCTTCGCCGCCGATTACTCTCAGATTGAACTGCGCATCTTGGCACATCTCTCGGGAGACGAGGCGCTCATCGACGCGTTTCGCCGGGACATGGACATTCACACACGCACGGCGGCGGATGTGTTCGAAGTGTCCCCGGAAGAGGTGACCAGCCTGATGCGCCGCCAGGCGAAGGCGGTGAATTTCGGCATTGTCTACGGCATCAGCGACTTCGGGCTCGCCCAAAACTTGAACATCCCGCAGAAGGATGCAAAGCGGTTTATCGAGGGATATTTCGAGAAGTTTCCCGGCGTCAAGCGTTATATGGACGAGATCGTCAAGCAGGCGCGGGAGCGCGGGTTCGTGACGACGCTTATGAATCGTCGGCGCTACCTCCCGGACATTCACAGCCGAAACTATCAGCTTCGGAGTTTTGGGGAGCGCACGGCCATGAACACGCCCATCCAGGGAAGCGCGGCGGACCTCATCAAACTGGCCATGGTGCGCATTGATCGGGCGATGCGCGAGGCGCAGATGGACGCGCGCATGTTGTTGCAGGTGCACGACGAGCTGATTTTCGAATGTCCAAAGGACGAACTGGCAGCGCTTGAGGTGTTGGTCCGCGACAACATGGAAAACGCCATGACCTTGTCCGTGCCATTGAAGGTGGATACCGCCTATGGGCCGACGTGGTACGACGCGAAGTGA